The Chlorocebus sabaeus isolate Y175 chromosome 6, mChlSab1.0.hap1, whole genome shotgun sequence genome has a segment encoding these proteins:
- the TMEM38A gene encoding trimeric intracellular cation channel type A encodes MELLSALSLGELALSFSRVPLFPVFDLSYFIVSILYLKYEPGAVELSRRHPVASWLCAMLHCFGSYILADLLLGEPLIDYFSNNSSILLASAVWYLIFFCPLDLFYKCVCFLPVKLIFVAMKEVVRVRKIAVGIHHAHHHYHHGWFVMIATGWVKGSGVALMSNFEQLLRGVWKPETNEILHMSFPTKASLYGAILFTLQQTRWLPVSKASLIFIFTMFMVSCKVFLTATHSHTSPFDALEGYICPVLFGSACGGDHHHDNHGGSHGGGGPGAQHSAMPAKSKEELSEGSRKKKTKKAD; translated from the exons ATGGAGCTGCTCTCGGCTCTGAGCCTGGGCGAGCTGGCGCTCAGCTTCTCACGGGTGCCGCTCTTCCCCGTCTTCGACCTCAGTTACTTCATCGTCTCCATCCTCTACCTCAAGTATGAGCCAG GAGCGGTCGAGCTGTCCCGGCGCCACCCCGTCGCATCCTGGCTGTGCGCCATGCTGCATTGCTTCGGAAGCTACATCCTGGCTGACCTGCTCCTTGGGGAGCCACTGATCGATTACTTCAGCAACAACTCCAGCATCCTGCTGGCCTCAGCTGTCTG GTACTTGATTTTCTTCTGCCCCCTGGACCTCTTCTACAAGTGTGTCTGCTTCCTGCCTGTGAAACTCATCTTCGTGGCCATGAAGGAGGTGGTGCGAGTCCGCAAGATCGCGGTGGGCATCCATCATgcccatcaccactaccaccacggGTGGTTCGTCATGATTGCAACTGGGTGGGTCAAAG GTTCTGGTGTCGCCCTCATGTCCAACTTTGAGCAGCTGCTCCGAGGGGTCTGGAAGCCAGAGACCAACGAGATCCTGCACATGTCTTT CCCTACCAAGGCCAGCCTGTATGGAGCCATCCTCTTCACCCTCCAGCAGACCCGCTGGCTCCCAGTGTCCAAAGCCAGTCTCATCTTCATCTTCACCATGTTCATGGTGTCCTGTAAG GTGTTTCTGACGGCCACCCACTCACACACCTCCCCCTTTGATGCCCTGGAGGGCTACATCTGCCCTGTGCTGTTTGGTTCGGCCTGCGGGGGTGACCATCACCATGACAACCACGGTGGGTCCCACGGCGGTGGTGGGCCAGGAGCTCAGCATTCGGCCATGCCTGCCAAGTCCAAGGAGGAGTTGAGCGAGGGCTCCAGGAAGAAGAAGACCAAGAAGGCGGATTAG